GGCGTCGCAGCGGTGTGTCACCAGGGCGGCGAGCGTGGCGGCCGGGTCGAAGCGGCGGTGCAGCACGATCGTGGCCCGCAGCGCGAAGCACACCTGGAGGGCGGCGAATCCCCAGGTGTGGAAGATCGGGGCGGCGATCAGCACCCGGTCCTTGGCGTGCAGTGGGATGCGGTCGATGATGGACACGAGAGGCCCGAAACCGCTGGGTGTGGGCCGGCGGGCGCCCTTGGGCGCGCCTGTGGTGCCCGAGGTGAGCACGATGATCCGGCCGTCGCGCTCCGGTGGGTGCAGCTCGCTGGGCAGCGCTCCGGCCACCAGCTCCTCGCGGGCGCGTTCGTCGAGGCGGGGCAGCTCGGCGGGGAGGCCGAGGACCCGTTCGGCGAACTCGTCGTCGTGCACCAGCAGCCGCAGCCGTTGCTCCTCGGCGACGGTGGACAGTTGGGCGGCGGAGAGCCCGGTGTTGACCAGGACCGCGTCGACGCCGAGCAGGGTCGCCGCGACGATGGTCTCGATCAGCCCGTGGTGGTTGCGGCACAGCACGCCGATCCGGTCGCCGGCCTGTACGCCGAGCCGGGACCGCATCGACCGGGCCATGCGTTCGGCCCGGTCGAGGAGCGTCTGGTAGGTCAGTTCGACGCCGTCCTCATCGATGATCGCCGGCCGACCGGGGTCTCGGGCGGCTGCCTGGCGTAGTTCGCCGGCGAGGCTCCACCCCCAGATGCGCAACGCGTTGAGCTGCGAGGCGATCCGGACGGGGCGGCCCGGCGTGAGCAGCCCGCGACGGGTCAGCGTGGCAACGATGAACGGCAGGTCCATGCCGCAGACCTCCTAGGGGTGGTACGCGGACGGGCAGTCGATCTCCCCGCCCGTCAGGGTGTCGTCCCTTGATCATGCACTGGGCGTGGCTGGGGGCCCAGTCGGCGTCGGCGTGGGGTGACGAAGACGG
The DNA window shown above is from Micromonospora lupini and carries:
- a CDS encoding AMP-binding protein encodes the protein MDLPFIVATLTRRGLLTPGRPVRIASQLNALRIWGWSLAGELRQAAARDPGRPAIIDEDGVELTYQTLLDRAERMARSMRSRLGVQAGDRIGVLCRNHHGLIETIVAATLLGVDAVLVNTGLSAAQLSTVAEEQRLRLLVHDDEFAERVLGLPAELPRLDERAREELVAGALPSELHPPERDGRIIVLTSGTTGAPKGARRPTPSGFGPLVSIIDRIPLHAKDRVLIAAPIFHTWGFAALQVCFALRATIVLHRRFDPAATLAALVTHRCDALFAVPVMLQRLLEVPPPDPRPPLRVVAVSGSALPGGLAPKFMDVYGDVLYNLYGSTEVSWASIAGPPDLRQAPTTAGRPPHGTRLDIIDADGQPVPEGRVGRIFVGNEMLFEGYTSGASRETRDGLLDTGDLGRLNADGLLFVDGRADDMIVSGGENVFPSEVEDLLAQLPQVREAAVIGVPDPEYGQRLAAFLALHPGETLDPEAVREYVRHYLARFSVPRDVVLVKYLPRNATGKVLARELRRYYG